The proteins below are encoded in one region of uncultured Acidilobus sp. JCHS:
- a CDS encoding Sugar phosphate isomerase/epimerase, with amino-acid sequence MGVRVVYATMIYRDLLPVDALRRLHDMGVEEYELSYDNFTARRGQEDSLLEDVVSAVKRSGYRVASVHLPYDRQTLEQLAQGKEGAFTRVIRWLRASADMGARIAVIHTLPAKPREKASAVNEQSLARVAKEAANLGLTLAVENRLEADLFGSTVDEILELTTKVEGLRACLDLGHLNVNSKGLYDDIQKLAGVAAEVHAHDNDGYSDLHLPPMTGVIDWYRVAGSLLHFGGQLTYEVSCSGAQARCDNYVRLIKIVNKSVFG; translated from the coding sequence ATGGGCGTGAGGGTGGTCTACGCCACCATGATCTACAGGGACCTCCTCCCCGTCGACGCCCTGAGGAGGCTTCACGACATGGGCGTGGAGGAGTACGAGCTGAGCTACGACAACTTCACCGCCCGCCGCGGCCAGGAGGACTCCCTCCTGGAGGACGTGGTCTCCGCGGTGAAGAGGTCAGGCTACAGGGTGGCCAGCGTCCACCTGCCCTACGACAGGCAGACGCTGGAGCAGCTGGCCCAGGGCAAGGAGGGCGCCTTCACTAGGGTCATAAGGTGGCTCAGGGCCTCGGCGGACATGGGTGCAAGGATAGCTGTCATCCACACCCTTCCAGCCAAGCCCCGCGAGAAGGCCTCGGCGGTCAACGAGCAGTCGCTGGCAAGGGTCGCCAAGGAGGCGGCGAACCTGGGCCTCACGCTGGCGGTTGAGAACAGGCTCGAGGCTGACCTCTTCGGCTCCACGGTTGACGAGATACTTGAGCTCACGACGAAGGTCGAGGGCCTGAGGGCCTGCCTTGACCTGGGTCACCTGAACGTGAACTCCAAGGGCCTCTATGACGACATTCAGAAGCTGGCTGGCGTCGCCGCTGAGGTACACGCCCACGACAACGACGGGTACTCAGACCTTCACCTGCCCCCCATGACCGGGGTCATAGACTGGTACAGGGTGGCCGGGTCGCTGCTTCACTTCGGCGGCCAGCTGACCTACGAGGTCTCGTGCTCGGGGGCCCAGGCCAGGTGCGATAACTACGTAAGGCTGATAAAGATCGTTAACAAGAGCGTCTTTGGCTAG
- a CDS encoding putative Zn-finger containing protein: MARQVQGLSEREGQDLRKDPKVIRLMANLMAQGAVMLEQTCPICGLPLFRLKNGDVVCPVHGKVYLVSSDEEAREVEIDETLRQVEYMAATKIREYLRQGEVDQVSDLLNVMEAAERVMRLRMERAEKARAQRAPLPQAEAKKGEEVKEKEKEEQE; encoded by the coding sequence TTGGCTAGGCAGGTGCAGGGCTTGTCCGAGAGGGAGGGCCAGGACCTGAGGAAGGACCCCAAGGTAATCAGGCTCATGGCCAACCTCATGGCGCAGGGCGCCGTGATGCTGGAGCAGACCTGCCCCATATGCGGCCTCCCGCTCTTCAGGCTGAAGAACGGCGACGTTGTCTGCCCCGTCCACGGCAAGGTCTATCTGGTGAGCAGCGACGAGGAGGCGAGGGAGGTGGAGATTGACGAGACCCTCAGGCAGGTCGAGTACATGGCGGCCACTAAGATAAGGGAGTACCTGAGGCAGGGCGAGGTCGACCAGGTCAGCGACCTCCTTAACGTCATGGAGGCTGCGGAGAGGGTCATGAGGCTCAGGATGGAGAGGGCCGAGAAGGCCAGGGCCCAGAGGGCTCCCCTCCCCCAGGCTGAGGCCAAGAAGGGGGAAGAGGTTAAGGAGAAAGAGAAAGAGGAACAGGAGTAA
- a CDS encoding putative metal-dependent hydrolase — MRAPVRVVDLTCDLFDGMPTYPGDPPFRHQFVIRGSRDGEVTLSRVESGLHSGTHVDAPLHFIPGGDSVDRVSPTRLVVPADLVDLTSKGPRQPITRDDLMGRVRPGRAAVLYTGFSALRGSEEYLHAWPYLDRGAADYLADIGVAAVVTEGMSVAGWPGAKGFPWSPLVSEGDVAYVHVRLLRAGVIIVEGACNMGELVDCEEPLLVIAPLKVRGAEAAMARVLALC, encoded by the coding sequence TTGAGGGCGCCGGTTAGAGTTGTTGACCTGACGTGCGACCTCTTCGACGGGATGCCTACGTACCCTGGCGACCCGCCCTTCAGGCACCAGTTCGTCATAAGGGGCTCACGCGATGGCGAGGTCACCCTCTCTAGAGTTGAGTCAGGGCTTCATTCGGGCACTCATGTAGACGCGCCCCTTCACTTCATTCCTGGAGGCGACAGCGTTGACAGGGTCAGCCCCACGAGGCTGGTCGTCCCGGCCGACCTAGTTGACCTGACCAGCAAGGGCCCTAGGCAGCCCATAACTAGGGACGACCTGATGGGCAGGGTGAGGCCAGGGAGGGCAGCGGTCCTGTACACTGGCTTCTCGGCCCTTCGCGGCTCCGAGGAATACCTTCACGCCTGGCCCTACCTTGACAGGGGCGCCGCAGACTACCTAGCTGACATAGGCGTCGCTGCCGTCGTGACTGAGGGCATGAGCGTGGCCGGCTGGCCTGGGGCCAAGGGGTTCCCGTGGTCTCCCCTGGTCAGCGAGGGGGACGTGGCCTACGTCCACGTGAGGCTCCTGAGGGCAGGCGTCATAATAGTAGAGGGTGCCTGTAACATGGGCGAGCTCGTCGACTGCGAGGAGCCCCTGCTCGTCATAGCGCCGCTGAAGGTCAGGGGCGCGGAGGCAGCTATGGCAAGGGTGCTGGCCCTCTGCTGA